GTTGGCGCTGTGGCGGAAGGCCTTCCCGCAGTCGCTGCACtcgtagggcttctcccctgtgtGGATCCTCTGGTGCTGCACCAGGGCCGAGCAGTCACTGAAGGCCTTCGCACACGTGGTACATCTGTAGGGCTTCTCCCCGGTGTGAGTCCGCTGGTGTTTTGTGAGGTTAGCGTTCTGGCTGAACGCTCTGCCGCACTCGCTGCATTTGTAGGGTTTCTCTCCGGTGTGGGTCCTCTGGTGCTGGATGAGCGAGGAGCTCTGGCTGAAGGCCTTCCTGCACTCGCTGCACTCGTACGGCCTCTCTCCCGTGTGGCTCTTCTGGTGCTGAGAGAGGGAAGAACAGTAActgaaggctttgccacattccttACACGTGTATGGTTTTGCTCCGTGAGACTTAATTATGTCTGAGTTCTTCCCAAAGCTCCTTGTTTGTGTTGTACATTTACGGGGTCTCACTTCTGTAGGGACTCGCTGTTGTGGAGAGAGGACAGGTCTCTGATTGTAGCTCTTCCCCAATTCACGGTTCCTGTGATCTGACGCCCCGGGGGGCATCTTTACCCTTGTGTCTTGGAATGAGTCCTCAGAAATGTTTTGCTCTGGTGGGGATTCAGATGCTATATTCCAGTCTGAAAAGAATTTAGAAAGGCCATTTCTAAAATCCCTTTAGTGGAAGAGACCACTGAAATACAGAGGGGTGAAGAGTTTGGCTGAGCTCTTAGGTTCTAGGTTCCTTCACCAAAACATTCCTAGCTTATATTTCTGTTCTGAACTACGAATAATGACCAAGATGGCTTTTCAGAGACATTAGCATCCTTTACCCCCTTTCTTACACTTTGATCCTATCACAGGCCAAGCTCATTGTCTCCATGACTTTCAGATACGGTTTCTGAACGCTTGGAAGTTAACCATGGTACCTTGGTTGTTCATGGTACTTGTTGGATTGTTCCCCTGCCTTTGCCTTTGAGGGAGCAGACCTTTATTTAACAggttgattttttcttcttttttttacagagagagagagggacagacagataggaatggagagagatgagaagcatcaatcatcagttttttgttgtgataccttagttgttcattgattgctttctcatatgtgccttgagcatgggccttcagaccaagtaaccccttgctcaagccagcaaccttgggtccaagctggtgggcttccgctcaaaccagatgagcctgtgctcaagctggtgaccttggggtctcgaacctgggtcctccacatcccagtctgacgctctatccattgcgccaccgcctggtcaggcaacaggtTGATAATTTGAGTAAAATCTAAATCCCTAACCGTGGGCCTCCAAAGATCTACATGGTCTGGCCCCTGTCTCCCACTTTCCCTCTTGTTTACTGATTcctaggggttttttttgtagtgAGGGACAGACCAGaaggagagagatatgagaagcatcaattctttgtggctcctcagttattcgttgattgctttctcttatgtgccttgaccgggcgtctacagcagagccagtgactctgctcaagcccgcaactatggggttatgtctataattCCACGTTAAGCTgggaacctcagggtttcaaacctgggtcctcagcgttcgaggccaatgctctatccactgcaccaccacctgatctgGCACGTCTTTTCTTCTGATCCTGTCACAAACCAAGCTCATTCCCAGCTCAGATCCCCAAATATACATGGCTGGTTCATTCTCTTCCTTGAGATCTCAGTTCCAATGTCACCTCCAAGTGGTATTTCCTACTCACCTGGTCTAAAATAGCCTTCCACCCTCTATTCTCATTCTCATCTTTGTACCTCCACTCACTGTTCCCTTATCAAATGTTCTAATGTGGGTTTCAAAGCGGCTTTTGCTCCTAGGACTCACTGTCTTAGTGCGTGCTCACTTACCTGGACAAGTACTCCTTAGGCCTTCCCCCTCCAGCATCCATGGGCTTTCCCCTTGTAACTGGGAGTTCATGCCAGGCTGGGAACCTGGAAGTCCTATTCAAGAGGAGAAACATGGGCTTTAGAGATCTGTCCTAGGAGCCACCCAGAACTTGGGAGTGGAAGCAGGCCAGTTAGGTCACtaatttcattcattcaccaactATGTATTGAGTATTTTACCTGGTGCTGGACACTAGGCATACTGCAgtaagacagacagacatggtaTCTTGGtgcaaaatatttctagaaaggaGCTAAAGaaactgcctcaaggaggaggtCAAGCCAGTGAGTTCAGGTTAGCTTAATGAGCAAGCCCAGGAAGATGGCAGGTGAGTGACTCAAGAGGGAACTAGCCTGAAGGTTACCCCAGCTCTCCTGGGGGGGAGGGTACAGCCTCCAGGGAGTAAAGTGAAAATGCCTGTTTCCCAACCAGCAGGAACTTCCAGGGAACGGGAAGGAACACTGTCCCTCCAGGTGTCTGAGTAATTCGTGGTCACTCAACACTGGAAAGGGCCTCAGGTTTATCAGAACTGAGCAGATTGAGTACTTTATCCTTACCCAGTAGGACCAGGTTTCTGGACTTTTCTGGTATCTCTTGAACCTGTCCCTTGGAGCAGGGACCGAGTGCCTCCACTCTGTAGGTAAAAGCTACAGTCACACTGCCAAAAGGCGTGGATCCCTGAAACTAGCAGCACAGGTCTTCTGGCCCAGCCACTTAGAATGTGGCACAGTGGGGAGTGGGGGGTTAGCGGCTGTGGCTGAGGTGGCAGCAGGCCTAGAATGGGTCTTTGAAAGGATCCAGGACTGGATCGTTCTAGAAAAACACTGGCTAACACTTGGACACTTACACAAAAATAATCTTTCTTGCCATTtataattctgatttttatttatttatttatttatttgtatttttctgaagctggaaacagggagagacagacagactcccgcatgtgccggactgggatccacccggctcgcccaccagggggtgatgttctgcccctctagggtgtcgctctgttgcgaccggagccactctagtgcctggggcagaggccaaggagccatccccagcgcctgggtcatctttgctccaatggagccttactgggggaggggaagagacagaaaggagggggggaggggtggagaagcagatgggctcttctcctgtgtgccctggctgggaatcgaacccgggacccctgcacgccaggcctacactatactgctgagccaaacggccagggcctaattctgaTAGATTTTAAATATGAACAGACAAAATGTGTATATACATGAACAGTGTCTGACAGAAAACACCTGCTTGGGAATTAAGAGCCAATgttgaaaaaagaattagaatgTGAGTTTACATGATGAACAGTTGGGTGGAAGATAGCAAATGTGTAAGCTGCATGTTTTCAGAACATTTACTAAATACCCCTGTGGACTCGGACATCACTGTAGAGCAGGAGAGCCAGGCACATACACGGCCACCTGTAATGTGCACAGAGATGGCCAGACCGGTTTGCAGAATAGGAGAGGAATCCTGAGTGGGTGAGGGCAATGGGAAGACGGAAGGTGTCCCTGAGCTGGCCTTGCAGAAGATTGCTCAGAAGGAGCAAGAGGATACTTTGTCCAAGGCAAGGGAAGCACCGCTAGCAAAGGCACAGGCAAGCAAGTCTATTTCCAGCTCGGGAATAGCACCTCTGCCTAGCTGGCCACCCAGCACCTGGATGTTACCCTCCCTTCCCTGCAGTTCCCCACAACTCAAGTGCACCTTCATTCTTCCTCAGAATCACCCACTGGGTGTGTCTTCtatgtttttcaggttttctacaatgaacatgagTTCCTTTTGTAACgcacaacaaagaaaaacctTAATATTATAAAAGGCTTCCTCTCAAAAGTAAATTTCCAACTTACATGTGGCCCAGGTGTGAGGATACCAGCCACCATTCCTGTGCGTTCCTCTTGGGAAAGGGTAAGGTCCAGAGAAGGTGGTTCTGGATGAAGAGAGAAACCAATGAGGTATAAAATTCATAGTTCACTCAGCTAGAAAGTCACATTCTCACTCTAAAAAGGGGGTTCAAAGGACCAAGTTTTAGGCTAAATTTATAGACCTTCAGTGAGATCAGTTTCCCCATTCTCTTGCTTCCTATCTGGGAAATCGCATCATTTCAGCCAGACACAAGTGTAACAAACTACTATCCCTGATTACCAGCAGTGtacaaatcacttaacctctcctAAGTcacttttttcatctgtaaaatggggataataatgcctTGTAAAGTTGTTGCTTTCAAGATTAAGGGAAGATGCTGATAAAGCAGTTGGCATGATGCCCAGCAAGGAtagtttacaaatattaactattTCTTTGGAGTAATGACcaactgggattcatcccagcAAGACGAGTTGGTTCTCAATACAAAAGTCAGTCTGTGtaatacatcataataaaatgaaaaaacccACATGGTGATCTAACACCAAAAAGGCCATTTTACAAAATATGGCACCATCTCATGATAAAACACTTGATAAACCAGGAACAGAAGAAGGGAACTTGTACTTGAGAAAAGGCATCTACAAAAAGCCCAGAGCAAGCAAACATTGTATTTCACGGTGAGGGCTTGATGCTTTTCTCATTAAGATCAGAAATGGAAGATGTCTGCTCTTGCCACTTCTGCTTAATATtttactggaagttctagccagagcagttaggcaagggaaaaggaaaaaaggaatccagagtggaaaggaagaattaaaactTCCTGGTGACATGGTTTTTGTATATGAAATCAAGGACTGTACAAGTCCGTCCAGAGATAAATAAGGCCCTCCAGGTTACAGGATACAAGATGAATAGACAACCCACTTAAAAATGGAGCAAAAGATttgatagacatttctccaggTGTACTTCAAGGTACCAGCAACAGCCAATCcaaaaatgaagtttaaaatcCATTTACAAGAGTACCAAAacaaacacctaggaataaaatcAACAAAGGAAGTATATGCATGTCACATACACTGAAAACCTCCAAACACTGTTGAGTCTGCAATCCCTATTGAAATCCCAGCTGGCTTTTATATGGAAATGGATAAACTGACCCTTAGTGTTCtgggtttcatgaagaggagctgCAAAGGAATGAGGGAGCAACAATattgcaagtggaggaccccaatctgtCCAGGACTGAGGTGCCTTTGGAGAAgtcagctatccaatttattattattttttttccttctgaagctggaaacggggagagacagtcagactcccgcatgcgcgaccgggatccacccggcacgcccaccaggggcgacgctctgccgtgaccagagccactctagcgcctggggccgaggccaaggagccatccccagcgcccgggccatctttgctccaatggagccttggctgcaggaggggaagagagaggaaggagggggtgggggtggagaagcaaatgggcgcttctcctatgtgccctggccgggaatcgaacccgggtccccccagcacgccaggccaacgctccaccgctgagccaaccggccagggcccagctatccaatttattaagcagaaacatgacatgggtaagaaacaaacaaatacagtgtacaatttagttatgcaaaactgattagattcttcttgccctttctgagatgacaccacaccatctgctacctgattcctgacctgcagaaagcttcAGCAGGGCCAAGCACCACGCCTTTCACGCCTTGGACGCgcgactgccttcagtcacacaTGCTTGGTTtcgaccttcacttcctcaggatgggaacagaaagtcactcggtgcTTTGCCTTTCCTCCAGCCgaccctaaaattcatatggaaattcaGGAGACGGAATAGTCAAaacaatctggaaaaaaataagttgagCTCACATCAAactttctataaaataattaaaatagtatggtgctgccctggctggatagctcatgaTTAGAggatcatcccaaagcacaggttgccggtttgatccccagtcagggcacattcaatgttcccgtctctctccctctttcactaaaaccaataaataaaaattagagacaaAAAACAGCACCAGTGCAGTGCTGGTTAAGAATAGACATAAcatcaatggaaaagaattgaGTCCAGAAATATGTTTATGAACAACTGATTTTAAACGAGTACCAAGAAATTAAATGGGCAagacagtcttaaaaaaaaaatggtgctgggacaactgaaCGTCCACATAAAGAATGAAGTTATGTAGAACTCTACTTTGGACcactaataagaattaataaaaatggaCTAATGACCTAGAGTAAAAGCTAaagctcctagaagaaaacaagcaTATATTTTTATGACCTCTAATTAGGCAACAGTTTCTTAGATATGGcaacaaaagcacaagcaacaaaagaagaaataaagtggatttcatcaaaatttaaaactatttcaaaggatataaagaaagtgaaaagattcctgaccaggtggtggtgcagtgaatagagcgttggactggaatgcagaggacccaggttcaaaaccctgaggctgccagcttgagcaaggttgaccagcttggacccaaagttgctggctcgagcaaggggtcacttggtctgctgtagcccctgggtcaaggcacatgagaaagcaatcagtgaacaactaaggtgccacaatgaagaattaatgcttctcgtctctctcccttcctgtctgtccttatctgtccctctctgtcacaaaaagaaaaaaagtgaaaagacaattaGAGAATGGGGAAAAATACCTGAAAATTATAAATCTAAGGGTCCCatttccagaatatataaagaattcttacaactcaGTAACAGACAaatgcctggccaaggcacatacgacaagcaatgaACTAAACGActgagctgatacttcttgctccccagcGCCTCCTTTCTGTTTCAAAATGGACAGAATTTGAATAGGTATCTCTCCAAGATATAAAAACAgccaaaaaatacatgaaaaagatgctcaacatccttATCACtggagaaatgcatatcaaaCCATAATGAGGTACCACTTTAGACACtagatggctaaaataaaaagatggaaaataagtgttgaggatgtagagaaactaGAACACTCATACATTGCTGCTGAGAATGTAAATGCtgtagccactgtgggaaacagttcGGCAACTCCTCAGAAAGTTGAACAGTTACCATATGACAGCAATTCTGAGCATATATCCAAGAGCAataaaaacatgtccacacaaaaactgcaCGCATGtacacagcattattcataatagtcccaaatggaaaccacccaaatgtccatcaacccAGGAACAGATAAAATGTGTTATATCCATATAATGGACTATTATTGAGTCATAAAAAGGAATTGAGGTACATTTATTCATgttacattatgctaagtgaaagaagtcagcacatatatgattctatttttaaattaatttattatttttaggagagagacagggagaaggggggaggagctggaagcatcaactcccatatgtgccttgaccaggcaagcccagggtttcgaaccggcaacctcagcatttccaggtcaacactttatccactgcgccaccacaggtcaggctgattctatTTTTAGATAATGTCCAAAATGAACAAATCCATAGGGACAAAAACTAGTGGTTGCAAATAGGGGAAAGGGGGTAGAGGGAATGGTTAGTGGGTatgggtttcttttgggggtgatgaaatgttctagaattaaatatattaaaagccactgaattgttaaaaaaaaatagaggagctacagtcttcagaaaaagaagtaaaaaggtcTGCATACAGGCCTTTGTACAGATACCGTGTTACTGAGTTGTATCTAAGCACActgtatcttattttctttggagaGGATGATATCAGGCCTGCATTCTCAGGTCTCTGGGGAAGACAACAGTAAATGCTGATGTCGGACTGGACTTGGAGAGTTATTAACCAATACAGGGACTCCTTGATCTAGGGGAGGAAGACACAGGCCTCAGTGGTTGAGATTAAGTGCACATTTGTTTTGTTCTGCAAGGTGTTAAAAGtgctttcaaaaaagaaaacaagccaaAAGAATGCTATTTTATGCCCCAGCTGGAGAGCTTCAaagttggttagagtgtagtcccaatatggcaaggttgtgggtttgatctccgatCAGGGGATATAAAAGGATTAACCAATGAATATAAATtagaggaacaacaaatagatttctctttcaagtcaataaattgaaaaacctttttttaaaacttgctaGTTTGATTCTTACAGTTCTTAGGAGGTAAAGGAGATAATTATTTTACCCTTTCCTCCATGATGAAACACAAGAGGCCTGGCAGGGACCCCACAGATTAAACAGGACTCCTATTTAGCCCTCTGATTCCAAGTCCCCAGCACCCTCCACAGTTTCACAACCCAACTTAATTGAATCCGCCCTCCTCTCAGGTGGAGCCAGTAAGACTGGTTCCGAGCGTCCCTGGCTGTTTCAATAACTGGAATATAAGCAATAGAGGAGATCCTGAGTGTGTCCCAATTCCCTTCCCAGGTCTCATTCTCCCTAAGGTGCCACCGTCCATCAAACGGATCGGGGTAAAGGGTTAGACAGTCGGAGATAATCCAGGCCTGAGGTCCTTAAACTTTTTTGACCCTAGAATTCTTTATCCTCATACCGTCCCCAGTGGAGGGATAACTGCAGGGTTTCGGTCCGGCTCGCACTGCAGTAATAGTGGGTAAGCCGGGGCAACTCGCCGGGTCTCCGCAAACCGCCCCCTCCACCGCCCCTCACCTTCCCCCAGCATTCGAGTGTCACCAAGCGACACCGcctcccagccccgctctgcAGGACCGCTCGGCCCATGAACTCTCCTCTGCGTCCTCCCCTCTCAGAAGCTGGGTCCGAGCCTGCGGTACTGGGCCAGGTGAGCTCCGGTAAGGCCTGTCCAGCAGTCTTTCACCGTCGCCCCAGCCAGTCCTCGGCTAGGGAGCCCGAGGCGCAACCAAGAGAACACCACGTGAAAAATCGCCGCCCGCTCCCGACTAACTTCCCGACTACCACCGCAAGCTCACAGACTGCGGTCTCGATCCCCGCCAGACGCCAGGTCCAGCTCTCGCGCCGAAGGCGACGCGGCTAAATGACGTCACTGTCGGTCATGCGCACATGCCTCCCAGCCCACTAGACTCCATTCCCCAGAAGCCTCTGGGCTCCCTTCCTGGTCAGTCTTTTTCCTTTCTCGGTGCCAGCTTTGGGATACGCACACCTTCGTGGCCCACGCTGCCCAGAGAGACTTCCTCCAGTCCTTGCGCCCAGTATCCATTTCTCATCACGCTTGTTGCACCTGCTCTCAGGCCCACCAGAATCCAATGGCTGAGGGGAAACGGGCTCGGAAACAGGAAGCTACTTGGCGCGAAGGCTCTTGGGAGTGGTA
The DNA window shown above is from Saccopteryx bilineata isolate mSacBil1 chromosome 2, mSacBil1_pri_phased_curated, whole genome shotgun sequence and carries:
- the ZNF79 gene encoding zinc finger protein 79; protein product: MNSQLQGESPWMLEGEGLRSTCPDWNIASESPPEQNISEDSFQDTRVKMPPGASDHRNRELGKSYNQRPVLSPQQRVPTEVRPRKCTTQTRSFGKNSDIIKSHGAKPYTCKECGKAFSYCSSLSQHQKSHTGERPYECSECRKAFSQSSSLIQHQRTHTGEKPYKCSECGRAFSQNANLTKHQRTHTGEKPYRCTTCAKAFSDCSALVQHQRIHTGEKPYECSDCGKAFRHSANLTNHQRMHTGEKPYRCSECGKAFSYCAAFIQHQRIHTGEKPYRCAACGKAFSQSANLTNHQRTHTGEKPYKCSECGKAFSQSTNLIIHQKTHTGQKPYQCNECGKFFSESSALIRHHIIHTGEKPYECNECGKAFNQSSSLSQHQRIHTGVKPYQCRACGKAFRCSSAFIRHQRLHSGE